Proteins encoded in a region of the Suncus etruscus isolate mSunEtr1 chromosome 1, mSunEtr1.pri.cur, whole genome shotgun sequence genome:
- the LOC126012657 gene encoding 60S ribosomal protein L23a-like encodes MVPKAKKEAPAPPKAEAKAKALKAKKAVLKGVHSHEKKKIRTSPTFRRPKTLRLRRQPKYPRKSAPRRNKLDHYAIIKFPLTTESAMKKIEDNNTLVSIVDVKANKHQIKQAVKKLYDIDMAKVNTLIRPDGEKKAYVQLAPDYDALDVANKIGIISPAG; translated from the coding sequence ATGGTGCCGAAGGCCAAGAAGGAAGCTCCTGCACCTCCCAAAGCTGAAGCCAAAGCTAAAGCTTTGAAGGCTAAGAAAGCTGTCCTGAAAGGTGTTCACAGCCACGAAAAGAAGAAGATCCGAACATCACCCACCTTCCGAAGACCCAAAACTCTGAGGCTGCGAAGGCAACCCAAATATCCTCGGAAGAGTGCCCCTAGAAGAAACAAGCTTGACCATTATGCCATCATCAAATTCCCTCTGACCACTGAGTCGGCCATGAAAAAGATAGAAGATAACAACACACTCGTGTCCATTGTGGATGTCAAAGCCAACAAACACCAGATTAAACAGGCTGTGAAGAAGCTCTATGACATTGATATGGCCAAGGTCAACACCCTGATTAGACCTGATGGAGAGAAGAAAGCATATGTTCAGCTGGCTCCTGACTATGATGCCTTGGATGTTGCCAATAAGATTGGGATCATCAGTCCAGCTGGCTAA